The following are encoded together in the Bicyclus anynana chromosome 2, ilBicAnyn1.1, whole genome shotgun sequence genome:
- the LOC112047343 gene encoding V-type proton ATPase subunit C encodes MSEYWVISAPGDKTCQQTWDTLNNATKSGNLSVNYKFPIPDLKVGTLDQLVGLSDDLGKLDTFVESVTRKVAQYLGEVLEDQRDKLHENLMANNSDLPTYLTRFQWDMAKYPIKQSLRNIADIISKQVGQIDADLKVKSAAYNSLKGNLQNLEKKQTGSLLTRNLADLVKKEHFILDSEYLTTLLVIVPKSMFNDWNANYEKITNMIVPRSTQLIHQDNDYGLYTVTLFKKVVDEFKLHARERKFIVREFSYNEADLAAGKNEITKLVTDKKKQFGPLVRWLKVNFSECFCAWIHVKALRVFVESVLRYGLPVNFQAVVMVPARKSAKKLRDVLQQLYAHLDHSAQQHGQNAQDTAELAGLGFGQSEYFPYVFYKINIEMVDKV; translated from the exons ATGAGCGAGTACTGGGTTATCAGCGCGCCTGGGGACAAGACCTGCCAGCAAACTTGGGACACCCTCAATAATGCCACTAAATCAGGCAACCTCAGTGTTAACTACAAATTCCCAATACCTGACTTGAAG GTTGGTACATTGGATCAATTGGTGGGGTTGTCAGATGATCTCGGCAAACTTGACACCTTTGTGGAAAGTGTCACCAGAAAAGTTGCTCAGTACCTTGGTGAG GTACTAGAAGATCAACGCGACAAGCTCCATGAGAACTTGATGGCCAACAACA GCGACCTGCCCACCTATCTGACCCGTTTCCAATGGGACATGGCAAAGTATCCCATCAAGCAGAGTCTTCGCAACATCGCCGATATTATCAGTAAACAG GTGGGACAAATAGACGCGGATCTAAAGGTCAAGTCGGCTGCCTACAACTCTCTGAAGGGTAATCTACAGAACTTGGAGAAAAAACAAAC TGGCAGCCTCCTGACGCGGAACTTGGCCGACCTGGTGAAGAAGGAGCACTTCATCCTGGACAGCGAGTACCTCACCACGCTGCTGGTCATCGTGCCCAA GTCGATGTTCAACGACTGGAACGCCAACTACGAGAAGATCACGAACATGATCGTGCCGCGCTCCACGCAGCTCATCCACCAGGACAACGACTACGGGCTCTACACCGTCACGCTCTTCAAGAAG GTTGTAGACGAGTTCAAGTTGCATGCGCGCGAGCGTAAGTTCATCGTGCGCGAGTTCTCGTACAACGAGGCCGACCTCGCCGCCGGCAAGAACGAGATCACCAAGCTCGTCACCGACAAGAAGAAACAGTTC GGTCCGCTGGTGAGGTGGTTGAAGGTCAACTTCTCTGAGTGCTTCTGCGCCTGGATACATGTTAAGGCTTTGCGAGTATTCGTAGAGTCTGTGCTGAG GTACGGGCTGCCGGTGAACTTCCAGGCGGTGGTGATGGTGCCGGCGCGCAAGAGCGCCAAGAAGCTGCGCGACGTGCTGCAGCAGCTGTACGCGCACCTCGACCACTCGGCGCAGCAGCACGGCCAGAACGCTCAGGAC ACGGCAGAGCTAGCAGGTCTCGGCTTTGGGCAGTCGGAGTACTTCCCCTACGTGTTCTACAAGATCAACATCGAGATGGTAGACAAAGTATAA